Proteins co-encoded in one Amaranthus tricolor cultivar Red isolate AtriRed21 chromosome 7, ASM2621246v1, whole genome shotgun sequence genomic window:
- the LOC130817766 gene encoding uncharacterized protein LOC130817766 — translation MDKETQKETVSGSSSPTKTDSSRASTSSRISFDGDLGLPACRVCQCVESDRRGDAALGFLGIDPPLPQSHTAEELPETDKKKALIPDEGSASIIPAWKLEPGYVQFISPTGEVFVCNTDLEMGGCHNSDTLIELGCSCKNDLALVHYACALKWFVNHGSTVCEICGCVASNIRTADYKKVLSSLKDYEALRDRTASGMPNPAQVYDNSGVDPDAIAAIRRQRLSEIYLWFNPHGNHHHNSNIESAPAVLVVTEPPANTVVQDHVAPPQNPATKWAVEGTGILLATGLLTVTLAWLIAPRVGKKTAKNGLHILLGGVCALAVVVFFRFIVLTRIRYGPARYWAILFIFWFLVFGIWASRTHSAHTT, via the exons ATGGATAAGGAAACCCAAAAAGAAACAGTGAGTGGAAGTTCTTCACCGACTAAAACGGATAGTTCAAGAGCTTCAACGTCGTCACGGATTAGCTTTGATGGAGATCTCGGCTTGCCTGCTTGTCGTGTGTGTCAATGTGTTGAATCTGACAGAAGGGGGGATGCTGCTCTGGGATTTCTGGGGATAGATCCACCTCTACCGCAGTCACATACTGCGGAAGAGCTGCCTGAGACTGACAAGAAAAAAGCCTTGATTCCCGATGAGGGTAGTGCATCAATAATACCTGCTTGGAAATTGGAGCCTGGTTATGTACAGTTCATCAGCCCTACAGGAGAGGTTTTTGTCTGTAATACAGATTTAGAAATGGGTGGATGTCACAATTCAGATACATTAATTGAACTCGGATGTTCCTGTAAAAATGATCTTGCCCTTGTACACTATGCATGTGCATTGAAATGGTTTGTTAACCATGGGTCTACTGTCTGTGAAATATGCGGGTGTGTGGCAAGTAATATTAGGACGGCTGACTACAAAAAGGTCCTTTCTTCATTGAAAGATTACGAGGCACTAAGAGATAGGACAGCTAGTGGGATGCCTAATCCTGCACAGGTATATGATAACTCTGGTGTTGATCCAGATGCTATTGCTGCAATTCGCAGACAGAGGCTAAGTGAGATTTATTTGTGGTTCAATCCTCATGGTAATCACCATCATAATAGTAACATCGAAAGTGCCCCGGCAGTTCTGGTTGTCACAGAGCCACCTGCAAACACTGTTGTACAAGATCATGTTGCACCTCCTCAAAACCCAGCTACGAAATGGGCTGTGGAAGGTACAGGGATTTTGCTAGCGACGGGCCTGCTTACTGTCACTCTTGCATGGCTCATTGCCCCTCGTGTTGGTAAG AAAACAGCAAAGAATGGTCTTCATATTCTACTTGGCGGTGTTTGTGCATTAGCTGTTGTCGTCTTCTTTCGCTTT ATAGTGTTAACCAGAATCAGATATGGACCGGCGCGATACTGGGCAATCTTGTTTATATTCTGGTTTCTTGTGTTCGGTATTTGGGCATCTCGGACACATTCTGCTCATACCACTTAA
- the LOC130817679 gene encoding 60S acidic ribosomal protein P1-like, producing the protein MSIGELACTYAALILHDDEVAVTAEKIATLVKAANVEIESYWPSLFAKLCEKKNIEDLILNCGAGGGGAPVAAVAASGGAAPSAEEKKEEKKEEPKEESDDDMGFSLFD; encoded by the exons ATGTCGATAGGAGAACTTGCCTGCACTTACGCTGCTCTCATCCTCCACGATGATGAAGTCGCCGTCACT GCTGAGAAGATTGCTACACTAGTCAAAGCGGCTAATGTTGAGATCGAGTCGTACTGGCCTAGCTTGTTCGCCAAGCTCTGTGAGAAAAAGAACATTGAGGACCTCATTCTCAACTGTGGTGCTGGTGGAGGTGGTGCACCTGTAGCTGCAGTTGCAGCTAGTGGTGGTGCTGCCCCTTCTGCCGaggagaagaaagaagaaaagaag GAAGAGCCCAAGGAAGAGAGCGATGATGACATGGGATTCAGCCTGTTCGATTAG